The following are from one region of the Hydrogenimonas sp. SS33 genome:
- a CDS encoding NADH-quinone oxidoreductase subunit G, translating to MSEITIKIDGKECRAEEGEFILNIARANDIFIPAICYLTRCSPTLACRLCLVEADGKQVYACNAKAKDGMEITTLTENIAAERRAIMEVYDVNHPLQCGVCDQSGECELQNYTLEMGVDEQHYAIKDVPRPSHDWGLMHYDPGLCIVCERCVTVCKDMIGDAALKTVPRGSEPLDKELKNEMPKDAYAMWNKLNKSLIGPVSGETLECTDCGECIAVCPVGALVSTDFQYTSNAWELNKVPAACAHCSAACHMYYETKHTGIDNPEPKIYRVTNEWNYVSLCGAGRFGYDFENRVEGKDEAAFAKAVEALKGADTIRFTSTITNEEAMILQRLKEKFGYRLVNDEAKRFQRFLQAFSKTAGSTLWNGELNDVHHSDFVVSVGSQLKSDNPRARFAFNNAVKMNKGAGLYFHPVKDPVVEGFGKNVMSVNHKPGLEEAALYLILDLFADRERLPKEVADYLAKFHSKGKKTVEETVKEKVVEKVTKKVKDEETGEEKEVTEEVTKMVPKKVKKEVEVEINKLLEILDAPEDFQDRMTKMLAKKEKFSVIFGEDLYRHPKWENLAKLAGLVQACTDFKVVLLPAKVNTLGVSLICDLDEEAGERVVGYNAEGDFVLSSLGNGDLDMPALNQQEGTFTDVDKRVVPTYVALPYKGYILNDLAGAMGVTARLTVDYTAALPAEKGYKALEFDDLPCHYTNAGEEVRGYHLGVKKVRKAKVAVDPIDEKEALEGEVAYRCNPVLQFNAFTQKAHQLAEEAALVVSPAKLEALGVEEDGKVRLSIGETSIELPVRSDKFIDGDIVMVPDFDPAVPADALFGDRRYQNVTIEKV from the coding sequence ATGAGTGAAATCACGATCAAAATCGACGGGAAAGAGTGCCGGGCCGAAGAGGGGGAGTTTATTCTCAATATCGCCCGCGCCAACGACATTTTCATCCCCGCCATCTGTTACCTGACGCGCTGTAGCCCCACGCTGGCCTGCCGTCTTTGCCTGGTGGAGGCGGATGGGAAGCAGGTCTATGCCTGTAACGCCAAGGCCAAGGACGGAATGGAGATTACGACGCTGACGGAGAACATCGCCGCCGAGCGCCGCGCCATCATGGAGGTCTACGACGTCAACCACCCCCTGCAGTGCGGCGTCTGCGACCAGTCCGGTGAATGCGAGCTTCAGAACTACACCCTGGAGATGGGGGTCGATGAGCAGCACTACGCCATCAAAGACGTGCCGAGGCCTTCCCATGACTGGGGGCTGATGCATTACGACCCGGGCCTTTGTATCGTCTGCGAGCGGTGTGTAACGGTCTGTAAGGATATGATCGGCGACGCGGCCCTCAAAACCGTACCCCGTGGCAGCGAGCCTCTGGACAAAGAGCTGAAGAACGAGATGCCCAAAGACGCCTACGCCATGTGGAACAAGCTCAACAAGTCCCTCATCGGCCCCGTTTCCGGCGAAACTCTGGAGTGTACCGACTGCGGCGAATGTATCGCGGTCTGCCCCGTCGGCGCGCTGGTCAGCACCGACTTCCAGTACACCAGCAACGCGTGGGAGCTTAACAAGGTGCCTGCGGCCTGTGCCCACTGCAGCGCCGCCTGCCACATGTACTATGAGACCAAGCATACCGGCATCGACAATCCCGAACCGAAGATCTACCGCGTCACCAACGAGTGGAACTACGTCTCCCTCTGCGGTGCGGGGCGCTTCGGATACGATTTCGAAAACCGGGTCGAAGGCAAAGACGAAGCAGCCTTCGCCAAAGCGGTTGAAGCCCTGAAAGGCGCCGACACCATCCGCTTCACCTCCACCATCACCAACGAAGAGGCGATGATTCTGCAACGTCTCAAAGAGAAGTTCGGCTACAGGCTTGTCAACGACGAGGCGAAGAGGTTCCAGCGGTTTCTGCAGGCTTTCTCCAAAACGGCGGGATCCACACTTTGGAACGGCGAGCTCAACGACGTCCACCACAGCGATTTCGTCGTCAGCGTCGGCTCCCAGCTCAAGTCCGACAACCCGAGGGCACGCTTCGCGTTCAACAATGCCGTTAAGATGAACAAAGGGGCGGGCCTCTACTTCCACCCGGTGAAAGACCCGGTGGTTGAAGGCTTCGGGAAGAACGTCATGAGCGTCAACCACAAGCCCGGCCTGGAAGAGGCGGCGCTCTATCTGATTCTCGACCTCTTCGCCGACAGGGAGAGATTGCCCAAAGAGGTGGCCGACTACCTTGCCAAATTCCACAGCAAAGGGAAGAAGACGGTCGAGGAGACCGTCAAGGAGAAGGTGGTCGAGAAGGTGACCAAGAAGGTCAAGGACGAGGAGACCGGGGAAGAGAAAGAGGTCACCGAAGAGGTGACGAAGATGGTGCCCAAAAAGGTCAAGAAAGAGGTGGAAGTCGAGATCAACAAGCTCCTGGAGATTCTCGACGCACCCGAAGATTTCCAGGACCGCATGACCAAGATGCTGGCGAAGAAGGAGAAGTTCTCCGTCATTTTCGGCGAAGACCTCTACCGTCACCCCAAATGGGAGAATCTGGCGAAGCTGGCGGGTCTCGTCCAGGCATGCACCGATTTCAAGGTGGTGCTGCTTCCCGCCAAGGTCAACACCCTCGGCGTCAGCCTCATCTGCGACTTGGACGAGGAGGCGGGAGAGCGGGTCGTCGGCTACAACGCCGAAGGGGATTTTGTTCTCAGCAGCCTTGGAAACGGGGATCTGGATATGCCGGCACTCAACCAGCAGGAGGGAACCTTCACCGATGTGGACAAGCGGGTTGTTCCCACTTATGTGGCCCTTCCCTACAAGGGGTATATTCTCAACGACCTGGCCGGCGCCATGGGCGTGACAGCGCGGCTGACCGTCGACTACACGGCGGCCCTTCCCGCGGAAAAAGGGTACAAGGCCCTCGAATTCGACGACCTGCCCTGCCACTACACCAATGCCGGGGAAGAGGTGCGCGGCTACCACCTTGGCGTCAAAAAGGTGCGCAAAGCAAAAGTCGCCGTCGACCCGATCGACGAGAAGGAGGCACTGGAAGGGGAGGTCGCCTACCGCTGCAACCCCGTGCTCCAGTTCAATGCCTTCACCCAAAAGGCGCATCAGCTCGCCGAAGAGGCGGCCCTGGTGGTTTCGCCCGCGAAGCTGGAAGCCCTCGGCGTCGAAGAGGATGGCAAAGTGCGGCTTTCCATCGGAGAAACCTCCATCGAGCTGCCGGTGCGTAGCGACAAGTTTATCGACGGTGACATCGTGATGGTCCCCGATTTCGATCCGGCGGTTCCTGCGGATGCGCTCTTCGGCGATCGGCGGTATCAAAACGTAACGATAGAAAAGGTGTAA
- a CDS encoding 2Fe-2S iron-sulfur cluster-binding protein yields the protein MITLTIDGQTIQAEKGDTILQAARKAGLYIPTMCYLSKVKPIASCRLCVVEVEGADGFILSCQAPALDGMEVRTNSAEIFTHRQNIMKLYDVNHPLECGVCDKSGACDLQNKTLEFGVDRQDFSAKDKKRDLRKWEFIGYDESLCILCEKCVHVCNEVIGDDAIEIRYGGYGSKIVPKGSEELECSNCGECIAVCPVGAMISTDFQYKANAWELERIPASCAHCSAGCQLYYERSYAGSLRGEEQTIYRATNEFEFTTLCGAGRFGYDFENRVDGKDEAAFKKALEAFKKAETIRFTSRITNEEAMILQRLKEKYGYRLVNHDAKRYADFLDNYAAITGKSLFNGSLEGLADADGVIVMGSRIFTDNPAVRYHITMASKRHNARIVYMHPMEDLELQNVVTQFVKYEVGTEEGVLALLAKTLLEEKVDTKKIASFLEGLDEGYLSAESNVGEEELASIRRNLGRCKRIALVVGEDCINHPRAAQIARLAALFERFGGIEVLPVAPKTNSLGVALVCDLDDEATGYTVGYNAPGDFVLSSLGEGDLPMPALNQQEGTFATLDKRVVPTHVALPWRGYILNDIANAMGLEARYTIDYTEKLPREKGFEGTPFDEIPYHFSNKEGEVRGYDLRRVKHGVDSTLEEVAELPEFNGAVLYRCDPVLQFGPQTYRAHQLSGEEPALVGSRQFAMAAKLKEGDRVRVEVGGCTMERVFRIDPKLKGTVGLNPTFDLGLREDLLSSNYRYSQSKIEVVGQANE from the coding sequence ATGATTACATTGACCATAGACGGACAGACGATTCAAGCCGAAAAGGGGGACACCATCCTTCAGGCGGCACGCAAGGCGGGGCTCTACATCCCCACCATGTGCTACCTGAGCAAAGTCAAACCCATCGCCTCCTGCCGCCTCTGCGTCGTCGAAGTGGAGGGTGCCGACGGATTCATCCTCAGTTGCCAGGCGCCCGCCCTCGACGGCATGGAGGTTCGGACCAACTCGGCGGAGATCTTCACTCACCGTCAGAACATCATGAAGCTCTATGACGTCAACCACCCGCTGGAGTGCGGCGTCTGTGACAAGAGCGGTGCCTGCGACCTGCAGAACAAGACCCTGGAGTTCGGCGTTGACCGGCAGGATTTTTCCGCCAAGGACAAGAAACGCGACCTTCGCAAATGGGAATTCATCGGCTACGACGAATCACTCTGCATTCTCTGCGAAAAGTGTGTGCATGTCTGCAACGAAGTGATTGGCGACGACGCCATCGAGATCCGGTACGGCGGCTACGGCTCCAAAATCGTCCCCAAGGGAAGCGAGGAGCTGGAGTGCTCCAACTGCGGCGAATGCATCGCCGTCTGCCCCGTCGGCGCCATGATCAGCACCGACTTCCAGTACAAAGCCAATGCCTGGGAGCTGGAGCGCATCCCCGCCAGTTGCGCCCACTGCAGCGCCGGCTGCCAGCTCTACTACGAACGCTCCTACGCCGGCTCGCTTCGGGGCGAAGAGCAGACCATCTACCGCGCCACCAACGAATTCGAATTCACGACCCTCTGTGGCGCGGGGCGTTTCGGGTACGACTTCGAAAACCGTGTCGACGGCAAAGACGAAGCCGCCTTCAAAAAAGCGTTGGAAGCCTTCAAAAAAGCAGAGACGATCCGCTTCACCAGCCGCATAACCAACGAAGAGGCGATGATCCTGCAGCGCCTCAAGGAGAAGTACGGCTACAGACTTGTCAACCACGACGCCAAACGCTACGCCGACTTCCTCGACAACTACGCCGCCATCACCGGAAAGAGCCTCTTCAACGGTTCTCTGGAGGGGCTGGCGGATGCGGACGGCGTCATCGTCATGGGGTCGCGCATCTTCACCGACAACCCGGCGGTGCGCTACCACATCACGATGGCCTCCAAACGGCACAACGCCCGCATTGTCTACATGCATCCGATGGAGGACCTGGAGTTGCAGAACGTCGTGACCCAGTTCGTCAAGTACGAAGTGGGTACGGAAGAGGGGGTTTTGGCCCTTCTGGCGAAAACGCTGCTGGAAGAGAAGGTCGATACCAAGAAGATCGCTTCCTTCCTGGAAGGCCTGGACGAAGGGTACCTGAGCGCCGAGAGCAATGTGGGCGAAGAGGAGCTCGCGTCGATCCGGCGGAACTTGGGCCGCTGCAAGCGTATCGCCCTGGTGGTCGGGGAAGACTGCATCAACCACCCCCGTGCGGCGCAGATCGCCCGCCTTGCGGCGCTTTTCGAGCGTTTCGGCGGCATCGAAGTGCTGCCGGTGGCCCCCAAAACCAACTCGCTGGGCGTGGCGCTGGTGTGCGACCTGGACGACGAGGCGACGGGATACACCGTCGGCTACAACGCCCCGGGCGACTTCGTGCTCAGCAGCCTGGGCGAAGGGGACCTTCCGATGCCCGCGCTCAACCAGCAGGAGGGGACCTTCGCCACCCTGGACAAGCGGGTGGTGCCGACCCATGTGGCGCTGCCCTGGAGAGGGTACATCCTCAACGATATCGCCAACGCCATGGGGCTGGAAGCCAGATACACCATCGACTACACCGAGAAGCTTCCCCGGGAGAAGGGGTTCGAAGGGACGCCTTTCGACGAGATTCCCTACCACTTCTCCAACAAAGAGGGAGAGGTGCGCGGTTACGACTTGCGCCGGGTGAAACACGGCGTCGACTCCACCCTGGAGGAGGTGGCGGAGCTGCCCGAGTTCAACGGGGCGGTGCTCTACCGCTGCGACCCGGTCCTGCAGTTCGGCCCGCAGACCTACCGGGCCCATCAGCTCTCCGGTGAAGAGCCGGCGCTGGTCGGCTCCCGGCAGTTCGCCATGGCGGCGAAGCTGAAGGAGGGGGACCGGGTGCGGGTCGAAGTAGGCGGATGTACGATGGAACGGGTGTTTAGAATCGATCCCAAGCTCAAAGGGACCGTGGGCCTCAACCCCACCTTTGACTTGGGCTTAAGAGAAGATTTGCTATCTTCGAACTATCGTTACAGCCAAAGCAAAATTGAAGTAGTGGGACAAGCCAATGAGTGA
- a CDS encoding FAD-dependent oxidoreductase translates to MARVLFSTWRGEFIDNRGKPEEEWAESQYKLPEQYETDRNAKAFIGWDGFAIFDESVDVVRLGTEYAATYQKYSEACGRCAPGRWGGRILYDLMDKIARGEGEVSDLEHLKEVSRTMMETSKCEIGRTVPKPLLDMMEYFHDTFMDLIENKKKSPLYDDRETNYIAKVTAPCMDACPTHVDIPAYIEGVRDLRYDDSLKATRKTMPLAHTCGRVCPHPCEDECRRANLDEPISIMELKRIGADYETDHHYEWLHPVPPKKEKSDKRVAIVGAGPAGLTAAYYLGVEGIQCDVYEELPVLGGEVAVGVPEYRMPVGKYNKDIELAKSVGTNFITNTKVDADMLRKFDKEYDATLLAFGTRLSKKVRAKNERPDMPGYWGAINFLDTINLYVKYGIGEPVDLTGKTVVCVGGGFTSMDVVRCSVRANAEKVIMLYRRDEKTIIRNTTYEEYHEAVEEGVEFIFHSAVEEIIEDKNGRLKALKCNRFELVPDPDGGRPQLVKIEGADFTIECDYLIPAVSQSADLSLLPEEWELELTSWNTLKTNGRDYMTSRKGLFAAGDCEYGPMTIVNAVGQAKRAASVISRYVHTGEVTLTDEEIMEDHLRKLRVYDKNEKVTGWLPGLPRQVSEKLPVDERKDNNREVNLGFTQEQAIAEAERCMRCYYIAMTAV, encoded by the coding sequence GTGGCACGAGTACTGTTTTCGACCTGGCGCGGGGAGTTCATCGACAACCGCGGCAAGCCGGAAGAGGAGTGGGCCGAGTCGCAATACAAGCTGCCCGAGCAGTACGAAACCGACCGCAACGCCAAAGCCTTCATCGGTTGGGACGGTTTCGCCATCTTCGACGAGAGTGTCGATGTGGTCCGCCTGGGCACCGAGTATGCGGCGACCTACCAGAAGTATTCGGAAGCTTGCGGCCGGTGTGCGCCGGGCCGGTGGGGAGGACGGATCCTCTATGACCTGATGGACAAGATTGCCAGGGGCGAGGGGGAAGTGAGCGACCTGGAGCATCTCAAAGAGGTCTCCCGTACCATGATGGAGACCTCCAAATGCGAGATCGGCCGGACGGTGCCCAAACCGCTGCTGGATATGATGGAGTATTTCCACGACACCTTCATGGATCTCATCGAAAACAAGAAGAAGTCACCGCTCTACGACGACAGGGAGACCAACTACATCGCCAAGGTAACGGCGCCCTGTATGGACGCCTGCCCGACCCATGTGGATATTCCCGCCTATATCGAAGGGGTCCGCGACCTGCGTTACGACGACTCCCTCAAGGCGACTAGAAAGACGATGCCCCTGGCCCACACCTGCGGCCGGGTCTGCCCGCACCCCTGCGAGGACGAGTGCCGCCGCGCCAACCTGGACGAGCCCATCTCCATCATGGAGCTCAAGCGCATCGGCGCCGACTACGAGACGGACCACCACTATGAATGGCTCCATCCGGTACCGCCGAAGAAAGAGAAGAGCGACAAGCGCGTCGCCATCGTCGGGGCGGGCCCCGCGGGGCTGACCGCCGCCTACTATCTGGGCGTCGAGGGGATCCAGTGCGATGTCTATGAAGAGCTGCCGGTACTGGGCGGCGAAGTGGCCGTCGGCGTTCCCGAATACCGGATGCCGGTGGGCAAATACAACAAAGATATCGAACTGGCCAAGAGTGTGGGTACCAACTTCATCACCAACACCAAAGTCGATGCCGACATGCTGCGCAAATTCGACAAGGAGTACGACGCGACTTTGCTGGCCTTCGGCACCCGCCTCTCCAAGAAGGTTCGGGCGAAGAACGAACGCCCCGACATGCCGGGCTACTGGGGCGCCATCAACTTCCTCGACACCATCAACCTCTATGTCAAATACGGCATCGGCGAGCCGGTGGACCTGACGGGCAAAACCGTCGTCTGCGTCGGCGGCGGCTTCACCTCCATGGACGTGGTCCGCTGCTCGGTCCGTGCCAATGCGGAAAAGGTGATCATGCTCTATCGGCGGGACGAGAAGACGATCATCCGCAACACCACCTACGAGGAGTACCACGAGGCGGTGGAAGAGGGGGTCGAATTCATCTTCCACTCGGCGGTGGAGGAGATCATCGAAGACAAAAACGGTCGCCTCAAGGCGCTCAAGTGCAACCGCTTCGAGCTGGTCCCCGACCCCGACGGCGGCCGTCCCCAGCTGGTGAAGATCGAGGGGGCGGACTTCACCATCGAGTGTGACTACCTGATCCCGGCGGTCTCCCAGTCGGCGGACCTGAGCCTCCTGCCCGAGGAGTGGGAGCTGGAGCTGACCAGCTGGAACACCCTCAAGACCAACGGCCGCGACTATATGACCAGCCGCAAAGGGCTCTTCGCCGCCGGCGACTGCGAATACGGCCCCATGACCATCGTCAATGCCGTCGGGCAGGCGAAACGGGCCGCGTCGGTCATCTCCCGCTATGTCCACACGGGCGAGGTGACGCTCACCGACGAGGAGATCATGGAGGACCACCTGCGCAAACTCCGGGTCTACGACAAGAACGAGAAGGTGACCGGCTGGCTGCCGGGCCTGCCGCGCCAGGTGAGCGAGAAGCTCCCCGTCGACGAGCGGAAAGACAACAACCGGGAAGTCAACCTCGGCTTCACCCAGGAGCAGGCGATCGCCGAGGCGGAGCGCTGCATGCGGTGCTACTACATCGCGATGACGGCCGTATAA
- a CDS encoding NADH-ubiquinone oxidoreductase subunit E family protein, producing MVRYDLRHLHDNFYDRMMELLDTGTKPGEVAIFLFEIGDFSPIQKSADLVKEAGHELLNSLKFNEVDWTISVRRKK from the coding sequence ATGGTACGATACGATCTGCGCCATCTGCACGACAACTTTTACGACAGAATGATGGAACTGCTCGACACCGGCACCAAGCCGGGTGAAGTGGCGATCTTCCTTTTCGAAATCGGTGACTTTTCCCCGATCCAGAAATCGGCCGACCTGGTCAAAGAGGCGGGTCACGAACTGCTCAACTCCCTCAAGTTCAACGAAGTCGACTGGACCATTTCGGTCCGAAGGAAAAAATAG
- the nuoD gene encoding NADH dehydrogenase (quinone) subunit D has protein sequence MQQTNRLRPFFENLEFEREDNHMVINFGPQHPSAHGQLRLILELDGEQIVRAVPDIGYLHRGMEKMAENMIYNEFLPTTDRMDYIAATSNNYGFALAVERLLGIEDKVPRRAKVIRMMLLELNRIISHLFWLATHALDVGAMSVFLYCFREREFAMDLMEDYCGARLTHSSVRIGGVPLDLPDGWLGQLAKFINELPNNIKDYEDLLTENRIWRMRLEGVGVVPPEMAKSWGCTGIMLRGSGIEYDIRKEEPYELYDEVEFDIPVTDSCDSYGRYKLYMEEMRQSVRILHQLIHMYDETEPELMAHVPQYISAPKEDIMTQNYSLMQHFVLVTQGMRPPVGEVYVPTESPKGELGFYINSQGEPYPYRLKVRAPSFWHCGLLQDLLPGTYIPDVVTIIGSTNIVFGEIDR, from the coding sequence ATGCAACAGACCAACAGACTACGACCGTTTTTCGAAAACCTGGAGTTCGAACGTGAAGACAACCATATGGTCATCAACTTCGGGCCCCAGCACCCCTCCGCCCACGGCCAGCTGCGCCTGATCCTGGAGCTCGACGGCGAGCAGATCGTCCGGGCGGTTCCCGACATCGGCTACCTGCACCGGGGTATGGAGAAGATGGCGGAGAATATGATCTACAATGAATTTCTCCCCACCACCGACCGGATGGACTACATCGCGGCGACCTCCAACAACTACGGTTTCGCCCTGGCGGTGGAGCGGCTGCTGGGCATCGAGGACAAGGTTCCCCGACGCGCCAAGGTGATCCGCATGATGCTGCTGGAGCTCAACCGCATCATCTCCCACCTCTTCTGGCTGGCGACCCACGCGCTGGACGTCGGCGCCATGAGTGTCTTCCTCTACTGCTTCCGGGAGCGGGAATTCGCCATGGACCTGATGGAAGACTACTGCGGCGCCCGCCTGACCCACTCGTCGGTGCGAATCGGCGGCGTGCCCCTCGACCTGCCCGACGGCTGGCTGGGGCAGCTGGCGAAATTCATCAACGAACTTCCCAACAACATCAAAGACTACGAAGACCTGCTGACCGAAAACCGCATCTGGCGGATGCGTCTGGAAGGGGTCGGGGTCGTTCCGCCCGAGATGGCGAAGAGCTGGGGTTGTACCGGCATCATGCTCCGGGGCAGCGGCATCGAGTACGACATCCGCAAGGAGGAGCCCTACGAACTCTACGACGAAGTGGAGTTCGACATCCCCGTAACCGACAGCTGCGACAGCTACGGCCGCTACAAACTCTACATGGAAGAGATGCGCCAGTCGGTGCGCATTCTGCACCAGCTCATCCACATGTACGACGAGACCGAGCCGGAGCTGATGGCCCACGTGCCCCAGTACATCTCCGCGCCCAAAGAGGACATCATGACCCAGAACTATTCGCTGATGCAGCACTTCGTTCTGGTCACCCAGGGGATGCGCCCGCCGGTGGGCGAAGTCTACGTCCCGACCGAAAGCCCCAAAGGGGAGCTGGGCTTCTACATCAACTCCCAGGGAGAGCCCTACCCCTACCGGCTGAAGGTGCGCGCCCCCAGCTTCTGGCACTGCGGGCTGCTGCAGGACCTTCTGCCCGGCACCTACATTCCCGATGTCGTTACGATCATCGGCAGCACCAATATCGTCTTCGGCGAAATCGACAGATAA
- a CDS encoding NADH-quinone oxidoreductase subunit C, which produces MRPYTPKDNVQKKAYYTDRFWVAPRIPEDPVPEGDIYAEDVAAVKKACKVLNAYLQRGQLVIVINAKDNVAALKTLKEERGYGMLSEMSAVDFLAQRGGFEVFYQILNLKTARRIRVKCFLKEEEAIESVNPLYRSADWAEREMWDLMGVNVNNHPYLKRLIMPDDWEGHPLRKTYPLEGDEFAQWYEVDKIFGKEARDIIGPENRDPARIDRYDTERFARLGHEVPRGAPAEEVDETKTPIHYQEEEGVFLIEKMSPETSKVLDKRK; this is translated from the coding sequence ATGAGACCCTATACTCCCAAAGACAACGTACAGAAGAAAGCCTACTATACCGACCGCTTCTGGGTGGCGCCCCGCATTCCCGAAGACCCGGTTCCGGAAGGGGATATCTACGCCGAGGATGTCGCCGCCGTCAAAAAGGCGTGCAAGGTACTCAACGCCTATCTCCAGCGCGGGCAACTGGTCATCGTCATCAACGCAAAGGACAATGTGGCCGCCCTGAAAACCCTGAAGGAGGAGCGCGGCTACGGGATGCTCAGCGAAATGAGCGCCGTCGACTTCCTGGCGCAGCGCGGCGGATTCGAAGTATTCTACCAGATCCTCAACCTCAAAACGGCGCGCCGTATCCGCGTCAAGTGTTTCCTGAAAGAGGAGGAGGCGATCGAGAGCGTCAACCCCCTCTACCGCAGCGCCGACTGGGCCGAGCGTGAGATGTGGGACCTGATGGGCGTCAACGTCAACAACCACCCCTACCTCAAGCGCCTCATCATGCCCGACGACTGGGAGGGGCACCCCCTGCGCAAGACCTACCCGCTGGAAGGGGACGAGTTCGCCCAGTGGTACGAAGTGGACAAGATCTTCGGCAAAGAGGCCCGCGACATCATCGGGCCCGAAAACCGGGACCCCGCCCGTATCGACCGCTACGACACGGAGCGTTTCGCCCGCCTCGGCCACGAAGTGCCCAGAGGGGCGCCCGCCGAAGAGGTGGACGAAACGAAGACGCCGATACACTACCAGGAAGAGGAAGGTGTCTTCCTGATCGAGAAGATGTCGCCCGAGACATCGAAAGTTCTGGATAAGAGAAAGTAA
- a CDS encoding NADH-quinone oxidoreductase subunit B family protein, whose translation MAQHQVNYTQSGGLPVALTTVDKILNWGRSNSLWALTYGLACCAIEMMASGASRYDFDRFGTIFRASPRQADVMIVAGTLTKKHAEFIRRLYDQMTEPKWVISMGSCANTGGMFNTYATVQGCDRVIPVDLYLPGCAPRPETLQYAVLLLQQKIRKESANKSQKPKRLV comes from the coding sequence ATGGCACAGCATCAAGTAAATTACACCCAAAGCGGCGGTCTGCCGGTGGCACTGACCACGGTGGACAAAATCCTCAACTGGGGACGGAGCAACTCGCTCTGGGCACTCACCTACGGTCTGGCGTGCTGTGCGATCGAGATGATGGCATCGGGTGCGAGCCGGTACGACTTCGACCGTTTCGGTACCATTTTCCGCGCCTCCCCCCGCCAGGCGGACGTGATGATCGTCGCAGGCACGCTGACGAAAAAGCACGCCGAATTCATCCGCCGCCTCTACGACCAGATGACCGAACCCAAGTGGGTCATCTCCATGGGGAGCTGCGCCAACACCGGCGGTATGTTCAACACCTACGCCACGGTGCAGGGGTGCGACCGGGTCATTCCGGTGGACCTCTACCTGCCCGGTTGCGCGCCGCGTCCCGAAACCCTGCAGTACGCGGTGCTGCTGCTGCAGCAGAAGATCCGTAAAGAGAGCGCGAACAAATCCCAAAAACCCAAAAGGCTGGTATGA